Genomic DNA from Salinibacter pepae:
ATGACATCCATCATCGTGGCGGCTGCGATCTCATACTCGGCGATGTACTTCAGGTGGGAGTTCTACTCAGGGATCGCGGTTCTCTGGGGAAGTGCGGCAGTACTTTCGCTCGTGCCGATAGCGGTAAAAAGTGGAGCCCCGCCGTCTATGGGGGCAAAGCTCACGCCTACCATAATGCTGGTGCTGATCTCCCTGCTTGTGATGCTGGACGGGGGGCTTTCGTCAATCACGACGCCTTGGTTTATCGTCGCTCCACTCATGGCACTTCTTCTGACGGAGAAGTGGTTTGCGGGATTACTGGCCGGAATTACCGCCCTCGAGGTGATTCTGATTTACGTGCTACAGGCCACAGGAGCCGTCTCGTTTCCGGCAGGGATAGCCGAAGTGATGACGAGTGAAGCCAGGGCCACTTCATACGTAGGACTCGTCTTCGTCATCTTCGCCGTCGCTCAGGTTTTCAAAAGCAGGCAGGTGCGGGCGATGAAAGAGGCGAAGTCCGCCACCGAAGAGGCCAAGGCCCAGAAGCAAGAGACCGAAGAAATGGCCGAGCGGCTTAAACGCCAGAAGGACTCTGTTGAAGAACGGGTCGAAGAAGCAACACAAGAACTCCAGGCACAGAAGGACGCCCTGTCGGAGCACGCGGGACAGATGCTTAAAGCCATGAACCGGTTTGCTGATGGGGACTTGAGCGTGCGGGTCCGTACCGACCGGGACGACGAGATTGGCGACCTCTTCGACGGGTTCAATCAAGCGGTCGGCAGCGTCCAACAGATCCTCAGTGACGTGAAGGAGGCAACCCGACAAACCGCCTCCACGGCGGATCAAATCAGTTCGTCGTCCGACCAGATGGCCGCCAGCGCGGAGGAGCAGTCCGCCCAGTCTGAGGAGGTCGCCGCGGCCGTCGAGGAGCTCAACCAGACGATCGGGGAGAACGCCAAAAGCGTTCAGTCGGTCGCCGAGGCGGCCGGCGAGGGCAGCCGCCAGGCCCGAAACGGGCAGGAAGTGGTCTCGGAGGCCACCGCGAAGATCAAAGAGATTGCGGCCGATGTGCAGGACACGGCCGAAACCATTGGCCGCCTCCAGGACTCCAGCGAGCAGATCAGCACGGTGGTCGAGACGATTGACGAGATCGCCGGCCAGACAAACCTATTGGCCCTAAACGCAGCCATCGAAGCGGCGCGGGCCGGCGGGGACGAGTCCGGTGCCGAGACCGGACAGGGGTTTGCCGTGGTTGCCGAGGAGGTGCGGGAGCTCGCAGACGAGACCGACCAGGCCACCTCCGAGATCTCTAGTATCATCGGGGAGGTGCAGTCGGAAATCGACGAAGCCGTGGAGGCGGCGCGGCGAAGCAGTTCGAACGCCAAAGACGGAATTGACCTGTCCGAGAAGGCGAGCGAGACCCTCGGCGAGATCGTCTCTTCCATCGAGCGGGTTGAGCAGAAAGCCGACGAGATCGCGGCGGCCTCCGAAGAGCAGTCTACCACCAGCGAGGAGATCGCCCAGAGCGTGCAGTCGATCTCGACGGCGGCCCAGCAGTCGGCGGCAGGGGTCACTCAGGTCTCCGACGTCGCTGGTGAGCTGGAGAGCGTCACCGGGAAGCTGAAACGGCGCCTCCAGCGGTTCACCGTCGATGAAGAGGGCAGGGGTCCAGGAGAGGCGGAGAGGGGCGAGACGGCTGGCCCGGCGGGGTCGGGCCGAACCGGAGCGGTGTCGGGGGGACGGCCGCTCGGGGACGGTGCGCAGGCTGCCTAGAGATAGACGGGTCGAGTCGGCCGTCGGCGTTGTCCTCATGAATCGTGCAGCCGCGAAAGGCACCGGGCGCCTCCCGAGACGGGGGCGTTTGGGACGTCCATTTCACCGCAGCCGACGGCCTCCCCCGTCCGGGTTGAGTAGACCTGTCTCCACGTAACTGTCCACCGGACAGGAGACGCTGCCCCGCCCCTCGACTGCCTCGTCCGGAAACGGTGCCCCCGACCAATCGGTGAGAGCTAGTGCCTCTTCGGTGTGTCTCTCTGAAGTGGCCTGACTGCCGCGAGAAAGCCTCTGCACGAGCGCCCGCCGACCTTCGGAAGACCCACCGGCCCACGTGCACGTGCCGGGGACGGATGCGCTCTGTGGTCGTGTTGAACCAGGGCCGTCTCTGTTTCCGGCGGCTGGTGGCCGGGACCTCCCAACGGCGGTCCCGCCGACGGCAGTCACCCTGACCTCCCAGTTTCATTGGACGCGTCCCTGCTCAGACCATGACCGTTGAGGTCTACCACCGCCAGCACTCCCCAACCGGCACCGGATACAACGTCTTTGAGGAGCGGCCCGACGTGGCCTGGAGCGACCGCCAGCACGAGTATGAGCGCTCGGCGACCGTCGAGGTGGAGGCGCCCGATCGCCGCGACGCGCTGAGGCGAACCTTTCGTCTGATGCGACACAAGCCGTCGACGACCGATTCGGGCGCCGTGGTGAAACTCTACCGCGACAGCGTGCGCCGCTCCTCGATCGGAGACGTGCTTGTGGTGGACGGGGCGGCCTATGAAGTGCAGGACGGAGGCTTCGAGCGAATTTGAGGACCCGCTCCGGCCGGGCCACCGGGACGTGTTGGCGTGGGGAAGACCCGTTGCCCGCGGCCGCTCAGAACAGAATGCGTCGGGCCGCCCGCCACCCGACCAGGCCGAGTGTCATCGCTACCGCTGTCCAGTGCGCCCAGCGCTGGTCCGTGACCATCGGCACCGCCGAGGCCGTGGCCAGCCCCCCGATCGCCAGGGCCGACACCAGACGGTCCTGCATGCTTCCCCACGCGAAGGAGATCTGGTTGTCCACCCCCAGTGCCACGAACAGCCCGGTCAAGAGCCCGAAAAACCACCGTCTGTGTCCCGCTGAAAAGTAGAAGGCTTCCAGGTCGACCGCCGGCTCGGAACCGTCCCCTGAACCGGCGACGGACGTCTCCCAATCGGGGTCCGGAAGCGCGAATGCGCAGCACAGGTACAGGAGAAAGAAAAACAGCAGGTACGACAGGAAGCGCGGCCCGGCCTCGCCTGCACTGCTTGCGCTTTCCAGCACGCTGAACCCGTTCCACCAAAGCAAAATCGTGAAGAGGAACACGAACGCCGACCAGGCGAGAGGGAGCCCATCCCACTTCACGGCGTAGCCCGGGCGGATCAGCTCTCGAACGCTCTGGGCCAGGTCCGTCAGGCCGAGGCCGACAATGATGGAGACGAGGGCAACCAGATATTCAAGCTGGCTCATGGCTCGGGGCGGTTCAGGCTATGCGGCCCAGCAGGCTCCCTTTGAGGCAGAAGACCTTTGAAGTGGAGGACTTGTTCGGAACCGGTCTCTGCGCTGTGGCACGGCGATCCCGTCCCGCGTCAGTCTTTGTCCTCAACACAGTCGAGGCAGAAAATCAGGTGGTCGGTTCTGATCCATCCGCGCTGGTAGAGGACGGCGTTGACCGTGTCGACGGAATCGAGGTCTGGCTCCGTGAACCGGAATGTACCTCGAACGGTCTTCCGGTCAATCACGATCTCATTTTCGCAACTGGCACACTCGAAGACAAAGGGATAGCCCAGACCGGACATGGCGAATAGGGGGCTGGTCAGTGATCTGCCCTCAGCACGGAGATCGAACGGCGCGTTCGGCCGGCCACTACGCTGCTGGCCCGCCCACGGAGGCGGGATTCGTCCTTGCGTCCGCGAAGCGACACCAGGGGGGCGGGAAGCGCAGGAGGCTCATTCCCGGCTCACGGTGCCGTTCCGGCCGGCAGGAATTCGTCGGCGAGCGCATGGGCGTCTTCCTTGGCCTCCTCGACCGTGCAGGCGCCCGTTTGACGCTTTTCTTCGACCGCGTCTTCGCGGATGGCGTACCTCCATCTGACCGACGTGCCTGGTTGGGCACGAGGAGCGTAGGCGCTGACGACTTCGTCCTTCCCGTGCAGGCCCTCCCAGTCGAGAAGATGTCCGGAGGGGTGCTCGACGGTCCAGTGCAGGGCCGGGCCGCCGGAGGCCCTTGGCCCACCGGTGTGCCGGCGCGCATTCTGCTCGTCGACAATCTTGACGAGCCGCCACCGCGTGATGTCGTGAAGCGCGATGGCAAGAGAAACGCAGGAGCCGCGCATGTAATCGGGCATGGCGTTCTGATCGGCTGCAACTGTGCTAAATCAGCTTGTTGTTTCGAAGCCAGGCGTGGACGCCGCTGGCGAGAATGCATTCGCAACCGCTTGCGCTGGCCCGGACGAGCGGCGGTCGGGACCCAGGGCAAACGGAAGAGCACCAACACGCGTTTTACATGACGTGCTGGGCGATGTTGTACGGAGCGTCAAGCGTTGTGCCCCATCCGATTGCAGGTTCGAGGCAGGCGCCAGTGGGGGCTGATCCGCATGTCCTCAACCAAGCGGCACGGCGGCCAATCCGGCCGTAGACGTGGGGCGGTCTCCTCTCTCCTCGGCGTCGGCCCGCAACGCATTCTCCGCGAGCGTCAATCCCTCCCGCCTTTTTGTGATTCGCCACTGCTGGCCTGCGAGTTTCCTGCCGGTGCCCCCCCATCCGCCACACGCCCCACCGAGGTGTTTTCTTGGCGGGAAAGCGCGTTTCCTGCACCGACCCACACGACAGTGCCCGTTCACTAAAAAAGCCCGGCCCCCCACCAGAGAGACCAGGCGCTGGCAGAATCGATGGCCAGATTGATATGCGGTTTTAACTAAGGGGTCCTCGCCTAAAGCGTAAAGGAAGTGCCAATGAAAAGCGCCCGCCCCAGCGGAGCCGACGGGCTCGCTACTGAGGCGGGCGCTTGCCTTGATCCCCTGGTGGGGGGCCGGGAAGGTATGCATACTAGGTAGCTTTTGCGCCTCGGTCCATCAAGCGCGGCGACGTAACCAAGCCTCAACGCAGCCGCCGAGAGGTTATGGGTAGGTAACGCCCCCACGATGAACATCCTGGCACGGCTGTGAAAGGGAGCCGAGTACGCCATCGGGCACTTCAGGCGGCCCCAGACGCGGAGCGGTCGGGGCGCAGAATCTTTTCCGGCAGGCCCTGCCGGTCGCCCTGCTCGTCTCATTGGGGCACGTCCCTCCGCACACGAACTGCCCCCCTGCGGCGCTGCAGGGGCCGCCCCCGCCAGCCGCTGTTCTCGCCAGTCGCTGTTCGCGCCGGTCGCTGTACTTGACAGGGGGCCTTGTCGACGGGGGCGTTCCCTCGCCCGGCCCTGCTCGCATCAGTGAAAGGAACGCCGGCCAAAAAGAAAGCACCGGAGGTTGCTGCCAGCGCACGTTCCTGCGCAAGAAGGCCGGTAGTCAAATACGGGCGCGGTGCCGGGACTCTAGCGAGGCGACGGGCCCAAAGTGGCAGCACGCGTCGGGTCCGATCCATCCCGCCCGAGATGAGCACGGGCAAGGCACTCGGGCTGGCTCATGGCTCGACCCTGCGTCGTGCCGCAAGATGGGCACGGCGCGGGCTGTTGTGCTTCACAGCCCCACCTCCACGGTAAGCCCGACCTGGTTCCCCGTGGGCCTACCGGCGGTGGGGGCCACCCGGACGTCGGAGACGCGCAGGCCGTGGGCGCGGTTGTGCTGGCGGGCCGCATTGTCGGCAACGACGATGTCGTAAATGGCGCTGACGAGGATCACGGCCCCTCCGATGGGGGCCGTCACGAGAAAGGCCCCCAGCCCCGCGTATCCCGAGCGGCCCGCCGTGGCGAGTATCGGCAGGAGCGCGCCGCCAGTCCGAATGCCGATGCCAACCCACGCCCTCCTGTTGTTGTCGGCGTAGAAGTGGCCGGCGGCCGGGCCCAGCAGGAGCCCGGCGCCGAAGAGGGGCGCGCCCAGCACCGTCCCGCCGACCGAGTACCAGACGGCCCGCTGCGGGTCTTTCCGCTGGGGCTCGGCCCCGGGTGCTTCTGGGGCATGAGGGGCTGAGGCGCGAGACGCATCCGGGGCGGGACGGCTTTGCGAGTGTGCCGGCGCCGCCAGCAAAACGGCAAAAGCGAAGGCGGCGAGGTAGGCTTTTCGGTGGCGTCCGGCTTCCGTGGGGGCTTTGGGGAGGTACATGGAGACAGGACAGCAGCACATGGACATGGGAGAGTCTGCTGGTGTTGGGAGAGCGATGTCGAGCATGTGGCCCTTTAGATACGCAGCTCGGGGCCGGAAGCCCGGACATCGGTCCGTGCCACGCGGACATGTCCGCTCTTGAGGCACGGAAGCCGGCCTCCTACGCGCACCCTCTGTGGTGATGGGGGGCACCAGGGGGCCTGCCCCGTTTCCCGGGCCGGACTGGAGGGGCACTGCCCTCCTGCGCCTTCCTGGTACTGCAACCCCAGGCGGGCTTGGCCCCGGTCCGGGCGGCTGACACGGTCTCACGAGGCACGCCTCATCCCAGAAAGCAAGGTCGGGCCGCTTGGGGACGGTCTTCCGGTGCCGTCCCGGACGGCGCGCACGCTGGGCCGGTTCTGTCCCCGCTCAGGCCGACACGGTGGCCGCTACAGTGAACCCTGCCTGCGTGCGCGCGGCGGCCCCGTTTCTCCCCTCCACCTTGAGAATTGCGCTGTAATCCCCCGGCACCGAGAAGGACACTGAAAGCGTCTCGCCGGTGCCGCGTGCAGGTTCGGGCCCGTCGATTGTCCATTCGTATCCGGTGGCATCCCCCGCCGAGGCCCCTGCGTCGAAGGTTACGGGCGCCCCCGTGGGCACCGTGCCGCTGGGACTGATGTTTAGGTGAGGGCGCGGCGCGATGCAAACGGGCTTGCTCAAGATGGCATCCACCGACTCCCCCGTCCCGCTCCCGTCATCGACGTAGGCCGTTACGTTGTAGGTGCCGTAGCTCGGGAAACGGGCCTCGATGCGGGATCCATCCGTGAGGGCCGGGTCCTGCGCCTCGTCGGAGAGCTCGTACTCGAGAATGGTGCCGCCGGAGACGGAGATGACGACCGTCTCTTCGGGCACCGTGGCGCCCCCAATGTGAAGGGTGGGGCGCCCGCGGCCAGGGGCTGTGGGGGCTTCAGGATCAGAAGGTGGGTCAGACATCATCGGAAGGGGGCTGGGTGAGCGTGCTTGTTGCGGCCTGTGCCGGTGGGGCGTCACGGGAGGGGCCCTTTTGCGTCGACCCGTCACAGATCCAGAATGCGCAGGGCCTCATCGAGCGTGCCGAGGGTGTAGTCCGGCTGCTCCGACGCCGCCTCCGGCGTTTCGCGGCCCCACAGGTCCCCCGGGCAGTACAGGGTCGTGCAGCCGGTGGCGTTTGCCGGCCGGATGTCCCGCTGCAGCGAATCGCCGATCACGACGACCTCAGCCGCCTGCGGCTCCGAGAGATCGACCGCGTTGCCGATGGCATGGCACACGTCTCGAAACGTGTCGGGCGTCTTCTCCCGAAGCACGATGTCGTCGAAATATTGGCCCCCTCCGATCCCGTGGGCGTCAAACGCCACCTCGAGGCGATCGGGCGCGCCCTCCGAAAAGAGGACGGACGTGCGGCGGTCGGGCCGGGCGGTCCGCCACGCCCGGACGCCCCGGAGGAGGGAAGCGGCCCCGTCCAGGAGGGGCGGTGGTGCGCTTAGCGCAGACCGGAACGCCTCGGCCGCCTTCCGCGCCCGGCTCCTGTCGCACCCTGGAGGCTGGCGGCCGGCCCGGACCTGCTCGGACGCCCAGCGAAGACGAGACGTCTGGATGCCGGCCTCAGGTCCGCCCCGAAGCCCCGACACGTAGAACGCCGCCGCCCGGGCCAACTGCTCCAGGTCCGGCCCTTCGCCCCCGGAGGACGGGAGGTGCTGGCTCAGGCGATACAGGACATCGGTCGTTTCGAGGCGCTTCTCCCCGTCGGGACGCGCCTCCTCGCCGGGCGGGTCCGCGGGCGAGGGGGCGGCGTCGTGGGGCCCGTCACCAGACGACGGGCCCGGGCCGGGTTGGGGGTCCGCCCCCTGCAGGACCTGAATCATGGCGCTTCGTGCCCGCCTGAAGGTCACATTGGTATCCCAGAGGGTGTTGTCGGCGTCCAGGACCAGCGCGTGTGGGGAAACCGGCATCGGGGGACACGATTGGAAACGTCTGAGTGGGGCTTCGCTTTGGCCGAATCCGCCTTTGGCCAAGTGTCCTTCAGGGCAGCACGCTCTACGGGGCGCAGGTAGGTTTTCTAAAGAAGTTTAGGGGGCGACAATTGGACGCGAGGCAGGATTGATGGACGCGAGGCAGGATTGACGGATGTGATGCAGGATCGGATGGTACTGGAAGCGTCTGACTCAGGGGGCCTGCACGGGGGCGTCACTTGAAAACCACTCAACTGTCTTGCCGAGCCCTTCACGGAGAGGTGTCTCCGGCTTCCATCCCAGTACCGACTGTGCCTTTGCGTAATCAAGAACGCTTCTCTTCTGCTCCCCGGGCAGGGACGGACCGTGCTTCTCGGCAACGTCCGCACCGGTCGTTGCTTTGATCAACCGAAAGAGGTCCGTGACGCTTGTTTCCTGGGCAGTCCCAATGTTGACAAGGTCACAACCTTCGTGGTCGAGGGCCTGTACGTTGGCCCTGGCGACATCGGCGACGTACACGTAGTCTCGTGTTTGATCGCCGGCGCCGTTGATCACCGGCTGTGTGCCGCCAAGCATTTCGCCGACAAAGATCGCGACCACACCGGCGTCGCCAGTGGGGTCCTGTCGGGGACCGTACACGTTGGCGTACCGGAGCGAGACGACGTCAATGCCGAACTGCCGGGCGTAGTACTGAAGGTAGTGCTCAGCGGAGAGCTTCGCGACCCCGTACGGAGACACCGGGCGTTCCGGGTGAGTCTCGTCCTGTGGCGTGTACTCCGGCTCCCCGTAAATGGCCCCACCCGTGGAGGCAAACACGACGTTCTGAAGGCTACCCCGGCGCCCCGCTTCCATCAGGTTGAGCAGTCCAAGCACATTCACACCAGCGTCGTGCGTCGGGTCTTCCACAGACGCGCGGACATCGATCTGAGCGGCATGATGGACCAGCGCATCGAAAGATCGGGCCCGAACCAGGTCGGCGGCAGCTTCGGATCGGACATCGAGAACGTGAAGGGTAGCCTCATCGGGGACATACTCGCGCCGTCCCGCCGAGAGATTGTCCATGACATCCACGCAGTGGCCCCTTTCGACGAGCATGTCAGCGACATGCGATCCGATGAATCCAGCTCCTCCTGTGACGAGGACGTCCATGCTGTTGAAGTCGGATGTTGGATTGAGAGGCATCACGGGTGAGAAGGCACGCAGCGGGGACGTCAGCAGTGCGTCCTCAGCAGCAATGCATCGAGCCTCCCTGCGGCATCGGCATTCCCGCGGAACCGCTCGACGGCCGAAGGAACCCCCTCGCGGTTTGACAAGGAGCCTTGAGAGCTCGCGCCGTCGGCGTCGCCCTGTATGCGGCGGGCCTCTTCGTGGGCGAGGTAGGTCAAGGCACGCCGCATGATGGCATGCTCCGCGTCCCGATCCTCTTTGGGCGTCGCTCCACCCCGGCTGCTGGCAGGCTGACTTTCGGCAGAGGCCCAGTCACGGTCAGAAAACCGACGCGTAAACTGGCGTCCAAGCTGCGACTCGTAGGCGGCCGCCCCGTTGAGCTTCTGCCGCAGAACCGGCTCTACGTCGACGGCGAGCGGGCTGCGCTTGCGAACGCGGGGGAATGGAGAGTGGGCGCCGAGATGCTCGATGACGTACGGCGCGTCGCGATACCAGACGAGCGGCGGGCAGGTATCCAGCGATTCCACACGGCCGACGGCATTGACGAGCTGGACGTGATCGACATGCCCGCCGATGGCCTGCGGAAGGGCGAGGAGGTCCGGCTTGTGCTCGCGGAGCAGGGCACGCAAATAGCCGCAGAGGGGATCCACCACAGAATCGTCGTCACGAATGGGGCCGAAAAGAGCATCGGGCGACGAGTAGCCGCGATGCGGGGCCTCCGGAAACGGTCCGTGCACGACGTTGGAGGCCCCGACCTGCTCGGCGAACACGCGGTCTTCGTCCCGACGGAGCGCCATGTAGTCCACGTCCGCACCGATGCCCTTGTCCAATTGGCACCTGAGCGCAAAGCCGGACGGGTCCGGCACCGGTGCGGCGAACAGCGTCGCGTGCACGACCTGCCAGTCCGCATCGGCGAGCCGGGCCATCAGCCCGCCGCACGAGAAGGCAGCATCGTCCAAATGAGGGGACAAGACCGCGGCTGTCGGCATGGAGAAGGAAAAACGAGACCACAGAGGGCGAGACTACAGAAGGTGTGGCTTCTCGTGGTAGATGCACCGGTCGACGGGCCCATCCGGCAGTGACCAACTCGTGTCCGGCTCCGTGCCCCTTATGTCCCGGTAAATGTCTGCGATCTGGCGGGCAATGACCGACCACGCATACGTCGACCGGCATTCCGCAAGTGCATCCTCAGCGAGGCGGGTGCGCAGGTCGTCATTCTCGACCATCCGGTAGAGGGCCTCGGCCAACCCATCGGGGTCGCCCGGAGAGACGAGGAGCGCATTGTCTTCGTCTCGCAGGCAGTCCACCACGCCAACCGTCTCGGTCGAGACGATGGGCACCCCGCTCGCCATTGCTTCAAGGATCGTGTTCGAAAAGCCCTCTGCGTACGTCGGCGAGACAAACACGTCCCCTCGGCGGTAGATGTCCGGGACGGTATCGTAGGGCGCGTAGCCGGTCATCTCCACCCGGTCCTCCACGCCCAGCGTACGGATGCGCTCCTCGACAGCGCCGACGTCCGGGCCGATGCCGGACATGATGAGACGTACCGAGTCCGGAAGCTTGGCAACCGCATCGATCATGTCGACTGCTCCCTTGCGCTCGTCCACCCGCCCGTGGTAAAGGAGTGTCGGGGCGGTGCTGTCCTGGAGGGCACCGACAGCCTCCTCGTCCCGTGGGGCAAAGCGGTCGACGTCTACCGCACCGGGAACGATCGTAAAGCGGTCCAGGGGCGTGCCGTGGTTTTCACGCACCTCCTTCGCGAAGGACCGAGAGCCGATGAGCAGTCGGTCGGCGTGGCCGAGGACAGCCTGCATTGCGGCTTCTAGGGTCTTGGATTTCGTCCCAACCCAGTGCCCGTCCCCTCCTTGAATGGAGACGACGTTTGGGATGCCGAGCTTCCGGCTGGCCTTCAAGGCCGCGAGCCCAGGCGGGTAGCCGTACTGCGCGTGGATGATGTCGAACGGTTCAGCCTCGTGTTCTGCCACGACACGGTCGACGATCGCATCGATGTCGCGCTCGAAGTCTCCATTCTCGGCCTCGCCCTTCGACTCCATCCCGATCACCGTTACGTCCTCTACGTCGTTGGGCGGTCCCCCTCCGTACACGCCCTTTCCTTCGGGATCATCGCGGTACTGGGCGAGCATCGTCATGTCGTGCCCCAGATCCACCATCTCGCGGAGCAGGTTGAGCGCGTAGACGCTCATCCCGGAGATGGTGGGAAAGAAACGGCGGGAAATGAAGCAGATGCGCATTGTGTCGTTGAGATGGATGCATAGAGTCAGAACGTGGCGAACGCCCCTCACGCATCGGGGGAGACTCGTTCGGCGCTTCGGAGATAGTCGAGGGCGTCGGGGACTGTCTCGTGGGCGGTCGGGGACGCGCGCGAGAGCTCCACACAGACGAGACGCCCGAAGCCAACTTCTTCGAGCGCATCGAGAATAGCGGGAATGTCCATGTCGCCCTCTCCGAAGAACAGATGCTCGTGGATGCCCCGCTTCATGTCCTCGATGGCGACGGTCCCAAGGTCCGACTCGCACTCCCGAACGGCCGCCTGAGGGGCTCGCTCTTCCGTCACCAGACAGTGGCCCGTGTCGAGCGCGAGCCGAAGCCCGGGAACTTGGTCCTGTAGGCGATAGAAGTCGCCGACGGTCTCGACCAACATTCCGGGCTCAGGTTCGAACGCCGGCGTCACGCCCCGCTCTTCTGCGGCTTCGACGACCTGCCCCACCCCCTCCACGAGCCAAGACCACGCTTCGTCCACGCCGACCCCTTCCTGGGGGCGTCCCGCCCAAAACGATACGGCTTCCCCATCGCAGATCGCCGCAACGTCGAGGGCTCGCGTCAAGAACTCGATCCGGCGATCGCGACCGTCCTCGGTCGGGTGGATCAGTGTCGGCTCGTGCTTCTCACGCGGGTTGAGAAGGAACCGTGCGCCCGTTTCCACCACGAGGTCCAGCCCTAGCTTGTCGAGGCGCGAGGACAGCTTGGATGCGCGGTGGTCAAGCCGCGGCGCGAACGGGTCAAAGTGGTGGTGATCCAGCGTTAGCGCGACGCCGTCGTACCCGGAGCCGGCGATCAGGCCAAGGGCGTCTTCGAGCCGGTGGTTCGAAGCACCGTTCGTGTTGTATGCGAACCGGAGCATGTGTGCGGGCGCGGGTCGGGAGGATCAGTGTGACTGTTGGGAACTGGCCGTCGCTAGGAACGCTCTGCCTCGAGAGCAAGGACGTGGCGTTTCGGCTCGCGGTACATGGCGTACAGCCCGTCAACCGCCTCACGCATACGTCCCGGGTGAAACCAAGCCTGGTCGCCGAGTGCCTCCTCGTCGGCCGGAGGAAGCGGGACGCGCTGGGCACCGTTGGGCGGCTCCCCCAGCCCGGCAATGTCGCTCCCGCGCCGCACAAGGCGGCGGATGTTACGCCGCCCAATCCGATCGTACGTCGCTGTCTCCACCTCCAGGGGCGGCACGATTGCCTTCACAGCGTGCGCAGGACCTCCCTCTGGAGAGTAGTCGACATAGAAAATGTCGAGGCCCGCGTCGAGAAACCGCCCGGCAACGAGGTCGAGGAGGGCCTCCGGGGACTGCAGTGTGCCGGGCGCAACAGTGGGGAGGGACGAGAGGCGAACCGTCTCGTCGACCCGGAGGGAGAAGTCAATTCGGTCATGCAGGGCTTCTACGCTCAGGTCACTCCACTCCTTCAGGGCCTGGAACGACCGTGATTCTTCGTTGGCGGGGGACTGCTGGCGCACGTGCTCCTCGTACCCGTCCGGAAACACCTGGCGGATGTCGTCCAGCATGCCGTGGTTGAACCGCTTGCGGACGCGGGACGACGCGTATTCGCGCAGCGCCTTGGCCAGGGCAATCTCCCGGTCCGGGTGGACCCCTTCTCCACAACCGGTAATCATGAGCGGATGCGGCGCGTCCTCCAGGTTGCGCTCGTGACCGACGACATAGAAATTTGCCATGCCGAACGCCGTGTCGGCAAGCTTGATGATGGGCTCGACCCCGGCCGCGTCGAACTGATCGAGAAGCCGGCGAATGTCGGGATCGGCGACGCTGTCGACCGATACCCCGACGCCCTGGTCGAGGGCGCGGTAGGTGACGCTGTTTCCGTCCCGCTGCACCAGCTCCATGAGACCGTGCCCCAGGGCACGCTCGAAGGAGTCCCCCGCGCCGAGGCCGTTGGTGATGGGCGTGTAGAGCCAGCCGTCCTCACGCGCCGGAGAAATGCCGTCAAGGTCTCCGAAGTAGGCGGCGGCCTCCTCGATGGGAATCCAGACCGGATCGTGGGACGGGTACCGGCGCGCCTGCGCCCACACCAGGGGCTGGTCGTGGGCGTATGTTGTGCCCACCGGCAGGCGCAAGCGCCGAGGATCGAGGGCAGGCTCGCCGGCCGCGGCAAGATCCTCGTACGATGCCGTGCGGCGGGGGAGCTCCGGAACGGCCTGCCGACTGGAGGCCTTCTCGTATAGTTCCCCCCACGCGCCGATCCGGGCCGACGCGTCCGTCGACCCGTAGCCGGCAGACGTGTTCAT
This window encodes:
- a CDS encoding methyl-accepting chemotaxis protein, translating into MRSGRLQKRTKAPPELPGFNPKGTDSRMATLVNFFLPDSLPEGSSKRDLGYLTVTMTSIIVAAAISYSAMYFRWEFYSGIAVLWGSAAVLSLVPIAVKSGAPPSMGAKLTPTIMLVLISLLVMLDGGLSSITTPWFIVAPLMALLLTEKWFAGLLAGITALEVILIYVLQATGAVSFPAGIAEVMTSEARATSYVGLVFVIFAVAQVFKSRQVRAMKEAKSATEEAKAQKQETEEMAERLKRQKDSVEERVEEATQELQAQKDALSEHAGQMLKAMNRFADGDLSVRVRTDRDDEIGDLFDGFNQAVGSVQQILSDVKEATRQTASTADQISSSSDQMAASAEEQSAQSEEVAAAVEELNQTIGENAKSVQSVAEAAGEGSRQARNGQEVVSEATAKIKEIAADVQDTAETIGRLQDSSEQISTVVETIDEIAGQTNLLALNAAIEAARAGGDESGAETGQGFAVVAEEVRELADETDQATSEISSIIGEVQSEIDEAVEAARRSSSNAKDGIDLSEKASETLGEIVSSIERVEQKADEIAAASEEQSTTSEEIAQSVQSISTAAQQSAAGVTQVSDVAGELESVTGKLKRRLQRFTVDEEGRGPGEAERGETAGPAGSGRTGAVSGGRPLGDGAQAA
- a CDS encoding PKD domain-containing protein is translated as MSDPPSDPEAPTAPGRGRPTLHIGGATVPEETVVISVSGGTILEYELSDEAQDPALTDGSRIEARFPSYGTYNVTAYVDDGSGTGESVDAILSKPVCIAPRPHLNISPSGTVPTGAPVTFDAGASAGDATGYEWTIDGPEPARGTGETLSVSFSVPGDYSAILKVEGRNGAAARTQAGFTVAATVSA
- a CDS encoding HAD family hydrolase, whose product is MPVSPHALVLDADNTLWDTNVTFRRARSAMIQVLQGADPQPGPGPSSGDGPHDAAPSPADPPGEEARPDGEKRLETTDVLYRLSQHLPSSGGEGPDLEQLARAAAFYVSGLRGGPEAGIQTSRLRWASEQVRAGRQPPGCDRSRARKAAEAFRSALSAPPPLLDGAASLLRGVRAWRTARPDRRTSVLFSEGAPDRLEVAFDAHGIGGGQYFDDIVLREKTPDTFRDVCHAIGNAVDLSEPQAAEVVVIGDSLQRDIRPANATGCTTLYCPGDLWGRETPEAASEQPDYTLGTLDEALRILDL
- a CDS encoding NAD-dependent epimerase/dehydratase family protein, producing MDVLVTGGAGFIGSHVADMLVERGHCVDVMDNLSAGRREYVPDEATLHVLDVRSEAAADLVRARSFDALVHHAAQIDVRASVEDPTHDAGVNVLGLLNLMEAGRRGSLQNVVFASTGGAIYGEPEYTPQDETHPERPVSPYGVAKLSAEHYLQYYARQFGIDVVSLRYANVYGPRQDPTGDAGVVAIFVGEMLGGTQPVINGAGDQTRDYVYVADVARANVQALDHEGCDLVNIGTAQETSVTDLFRLIKATTGADVAEKHGPSLPGEQKRSVLDYAKAQSVLGWKPETPLREGLGKTVEWFSSDAPVQAP
- a CDS encoding PIG-L deacetylase family protein, which gives rise to MPTAAVLSPHLDDAAFSCGGLMARLADADWQVVHATLFAAPVPDPSGFALRCQLDKGIGADVDYMALRRDEDRVFAEQVGASNVVHGPFPEAPHRGYSSPDALFGPIRDDDSVVDPLCGYLRALLREHKPDLLALPQAIGGHVDHVQLVNAVGRVESLDTCPPLVWYRDAPYVIEHLGAHSPFPRVRKRSPLAVDVEPVLRQKLNGAAAYESQLGRQFTRRFSDRDWASAESQPASSRGGATPKEDRDAEHAIMRRALTYLAHEEARRIQGDADGASSQGSLSNREGVPSAVERFRGNADAAGRLDALLLRTHC